In Humulus lupulus chromosome 6, drHumLupu1.1, whole genome shotgun sequence, a single genomic region encodes these proteins:
- the LOC133783638 gene encoding disease resistance protein RPV1-like — translation MDLEECKSLVELPPLRFHNVHDGKLDLSGCHNLIIVSKMYGNIEFIDLTWTAIKELHSSIGSLKNLHELDLSHCEHLKKLPSSICYSESLQVLKMRRCVSIDKFPELPKNIKELDLSETSIRQINSSSFECMPYLESLYMKKCTMLKSLPTTICKLKSLEKLSFRNCSKLKSFSEISEPMENLEELYLDGTLIDEVPQSIWKLKSLEKLSFGNCSKLKSFPEIPEPMENLKYLYLNGTLIDEVPQPIEYLPKITILDLSECENLKAIPVSNIYNMPNISCVYIEEYHKDQDWAVLSDVWISETLQQSKYFSCCECFFLYTIHNILMGKALQDRIFVTKEGEALYDPRVNFCYPGNKIPQWFAYKSMGFALPVDSAPSTWIGDESFLGIVICLVVDLGNFNDLTITCEIHCLTSLDKSHVFRSCLEITQKHTQCDTDRVFILYLTRDDIYKGKIASFKFNIKYYNRVPIQHGIGSQRVVYAEEFGTIKECGIRSIYKKDAEEFGTIHEEPHNGKRTKI, via the exons ATGGACCTAGAAGAGTGTAAAAGTTTGGTTGAGCTTCCTCCTTTAAGGTTTCACAACGTTCATGATGGCAAACTTGATCTCAGTGGGTGTCATAATCTGATAATTGTTTCAAAGATGTATGGTAATATCGAATTCATAGATTTGACTTGGACGGCAATAAAAGAATTACACTCTTCCATTGGCTCTCTTAAGAATCTTCATGAGCTTGATCTCTCTCATTGTGAACATCTCAAGAAGCTTCCCAGCAGTATTTGTTATTCTGAATCATTGCAAGTTCTAAAAATGAGGAGATGTGTGTCCATCGACAAGTTTCCAGAGCTTCCCAAAAATATAAAAGAATTAGATTTGAGTGAAACATCGATACGACAaatcaattcatcatcctttgagTGCATGCCTTATCTTGAGTCTTTATACATGAAAAAGTGCACAATGCTTAAAAGCCTCCCAACCACCATCTGTAAGTTGAAGTCTCTTGAAAAACTGTCTTTCAGGAATTGCTCAAAACTAAAAAGTTTTTCGGAAATCTCGGAGCCTATGGAGAATCTGGAAGAACTTTATCTAGATGGAACATTGATTGATGAGGTTCCACAATCCATTTGGAAGTTGAAGTCTCTTGAAAAACTGTCTTTCGGCAATTGCTCAAAACTAAAAAGTTTTCCGGAAATTCCAGAGCCTATGGAGAATCTGAAATATCTTTATCTAAATGGAACATTGATTGATGAGGTTCCACAACCTATTGAGTATCTACCTAAGATTACAATTTTAGATTTGAGCGAATGCGAAAATCTCAAGGCTATTCCAGTGTCTAACATTTATAATATGCCCAACATTTCTTGTGTCTACATTGAAGAATATCATAAAGATCAAGATTGGGCAGTTTTGTCAGATGTTTGGATTTCCGAAACTCTTCAACAGTCTAAGT ATTTCTCTTGTTGTGAGTGCTTTTTTCTCTACACAATACACAATATTCTAATGGGCAAAGCTCTGCAGGATAGAATTTTCGTAACAAAAGAGGGAGAG GCTTTGTATGATCCTAGAGTGAACTTTTGTTATCCAGGAAATAAAATTCCCCAGTGGTTTGCTTATAAGTCTATGGGATTTGCACTACCTGTAGACTCTGCTCCATCGACTTGGATTGGTGATGAAAGCTTCTTAGGCATTGTTATATGCCTTGTTGTTGATTTGGGGAATTTCAATGATTTGACCATAACTTGTGAAATCCATTGTTTAACCTCTTTGGATAAATCACACGTGTTTCGTTCATGTCTAGAGATCACACAAAAACATACTCAATGCGATACAGATCGAGTGTTCATACTTTATCTTACGAGAGATGACATTTATAAGGGAAAGATTGCTTCATTTAAGTTTAACATCAAGTACTATAATCGCGTACCGATACAACATGGAATCGGCTCGCAACGAGTGGTATATGCAGAGGAGTTTGGTACTATAAAAGAATGTGGAATCCGCTCCATATACAAGAAAGATGCAGAGGAGTTTGGTACTATACATGAAGAACCACATAATGGTAAGAGaactaaaatataa
- the LOC133783637 gene encoding disease resistance protein Roq1-like produces the protein MKNRKRKTTKEIYEYTPLTVAGSWNEAELVSEIVNHIREKLRSTSSTCYLKEGLVGIGESIADLKTLLSNSRMVGIYGMGGLGKTTLADVIFKQLCHKFDNHCFLRNFREQLEKHGSTDVVKDFFETLSGEKNIVLEYLDSVKKRLRHKKLLIVVDDVVDPLECHSLLKDLHAWLNSESKVIITSRDKQVLRNIIGDVDEKMWLYSLQTLNREKALELFYLHAFTGKAVDQNYKELSEKFVDYAQGLPLALKVLGSQLFGKDKNVWQRMLSKLKKVDPDQRIVKVLRISFDGLEEIEKNIFLDIACFFRGKYENDVKDVLDACYGNYT, from the exons ATGAAAAATCGGAAACGTAAAACTACGAAGGAAATCTATGAATATACACCTCTTACTGTGGCCGGTTCTTG GAATGAAGCTGAGTTAGTGAGTGAGATTGTCAACCACATACGGGAAAAATTGAGATCTACATCTTCAACTTGTTATTTAAAGGAAGGTTTAGTTGGAATTGGAGAGTCAATTGCAGATCTTAAGACATTGTTATCCAATTCACGCATGGTAGGGATTTACGGCATGGGTGGGTTGGGTAAGACCACTCTTGCTGATGTCATATTCAAGCAACTTTGTCATAAATTTGATAATCACTGTTTTCTTCGAAATTTTAGAGAACAACTAGAAAAGCATGGATCTACTGATGTGGTAAAAGACTTTTTCGAAACACTGTCAGGGGAAAAAAATATAGTATTGGAATATTTGGATTCTGTTAAGAAAAGATTACGTCATAAGAAGCTTCTTATAGTTGTTGATGATGTAGTGGATCCGTTGGAGTGCCATTCTTTGCTTAAAGATCTTCATGCTTGGTTGAATTCTGAAAGTAAAGTTATCATAACAAGTAGAGATAAACAAGTGCTTCGAAATATTATCGGAGATGTTGATGAAAAGATGTGGTTATACAGCTTACAGACACTAAATAGAGAGAAAGCTCTTGAACTCTTCTATTTGCATGCCTTCACAGGTAAAGCTGTTGATCAAAACTACAAAGAACTGTCAGAGAAGTTTGTAGATTATGCTCAAGGTCTTCCACTTGCTCTCAAAGTTTTGGGTTCTCAACTGTTTGGCAAAGATAAGAATGTTTGGCAAAGGATGTTGAGTAAGCTAAAAAAAGTAGACCCCGATCAAAGGATAGTAAAGGTGCTACGAATAAGTTTTGATGGACTAGAAGAAATAGAGAAGAACATATTTCTTGATATAGCATGTTTCTTCAGAGGGAAATATGAAAATGATGTGAAAGATGTGTTGGATGCTTGTTATGG CAATTACACTTGA
- the LOC133781402 gene encoding TMV resistance protein N-like, whose translation MEPPSMDIDEDQRSILASRKKYDVFISFRGEDTRNGFTSHLSAALKNAGIDYFIDDDKLERGHEISQALLDAIDDSTFSVVIFSENYAASSWCLDELEHIIQCMQQKKTQIVLPVFYHVDPSDVRRQKRTYADAFAEHEQRHSDSMIRRWKAALTTAANLSGWHLSELKKEADLVTEILNHIRGKLNSTSSKSSGHGHGDYYLKQGLVGINKCVADLNKLLSIDNAPILGIWGMGGVGKTTLAYVMFEKFRHQFENHCFLQNVKEEHQKHGSDLERQFFQRLSKEENIYLEDLGSIKDRLYHKKLLIVLDDVDDLDVCNSLLKDRHAWLNSESKVIVTSRDQQVLRNIIGDDDEKMIYRLDILNEKEALELFYLHAFKGKAVDQNYKELSEKFVDYAKGLPLALKVLGSHLFSKKIEVWQSMLSKLKEVNPDQRIVKVLRISFDGLEEIEKNIFLDIACFFRGHTEKYAKDVLDACYGSSCDAIEVLVDKCLITKDVLDYYEDYYGEERSFIILEMHDLLQEMGQSIACGSNDNCLENYSRLWRHEDICHVLENNIGTSKIKGIFVDDYHIQGEGEINLDPSVFKKMSSLKLLQLSIMYKPFQLPHGLDSFPIELRYLEWYDYPSKSLGSKFTLGNLVHLSMPRSRLEKLWDGIQDLKNLKHVDLSSSKKLTCLPNLSRANLCHMDLHGCISLVELPPLRSHNVHDGELRLTGCYNLRIVSEMFGNIKIINLSWIAIEELHSSIGYLKNLHGLYIFNCKHLKKLPSSICYSESLQVLRMSRCVSIDKFPELPKNIKELDLSETSIRQINSSSFECMPYLVSLDMRRCTMLESLPTTICKLKSLEKLSFHNCSQLKSFPEILESMENLKELYLDGTWIDEVPQPIEYLPKLKILDLSECENLKSIPMSNIYNMPNIYVVYIDEYQRDQNWAVLLDVWISETLQQSKCRCSCSNTNLISILKWNALCNYYKFWKDFTCCECFLLYTIHNILTGKALQDTIFRPKYSVEKKALYCPRVNFCYPGNKIPQWFAYKSMGFALPVDSAPSTWIGDESFLGIVICLVVDLGNFNDLTILCEIHCLTSLDESHLFCSYLKITQKHTQCDTDRVFILYLTRDDIYKGKIASFKFNIYRPPRIINSGIDWIYVEDAEKFGTIKECGIRFIYKKDAEEFGTIHEETRNAKRTKI comes from the exons ATGGAGCCACCAAGCATGGATATTGATGAGGATCAGCGCTCCATCCTGGCCTCTCGGAAGAAATATGATGTTTTTATCAGTTTCAGAGGAGAAGACACCCGCAACGGTTTTACTAGTCATCTTTCTGCAGCACTCAAGAACGCGGGAATTGATTACTTTATTGATGATGACAAACTGGAGCGAGGACATGAGATTTCCCAAGCACTTTTGGATGCCATCGACGACTCAACATTTTCTGTAGTTATATTCTCAGAAAATTATGCAGCCTCGTCGTGGTGCTTGGATGAGCTGGAGCATATCATTCAATGTATGCAGCAGAAGAAGACGCAAATTGTTTTGCCGGTGTTTTACCATGTTGATCCTTCGGATGTGCGCAGACAGAAAAGAACTTACGCAGACGCATTTGCAGAACATGAACAACGACACAGCGATTCTATGATACGAAGATGGAAGGCTGCTCTAACCACGGCAGCTAATCTTTCTGGATGGCATTTATCCGAACTCAA GAAGGAAGCTGATTTAGTGACTGAGATTCTCAATCATATACGAGGAAAATTAAATTCTACATCTTCAAAGAGTAGTGGCCATGGCCATGGTGATTATTATTTAAAACAAGGTTTAGTTGGAATCAACAAGTGTGTTGCAGATCTCAATAAGTTGCTATCGATCGATAATGCCCCcattttagggatttggggcatGGGTGGGGTGGGTAAGACCACCCTTGCTTATGTCATGTTCGAAAAATTTCGTCATCAATTTGAGAATCATTGCTTTCTTCAAAATGTTAAAGAAGAACACCAAAAGCatggatcagatttggagagacaATTTTTTCAAAGACTGTCAAAAGAAGAAAATATATACTTGGAAGATTTGGGTTCCATAAAGGATAGGCTATATCATAAGAAGTTGCTTATAGTTCTTGATGATGTGGATGACTTGGATGTCTGTAATTCTTTACTTAAAGATCGTCATGCTTGGTTAAATTCTGAAAGTAAAGTTATCGTAACAAGTAGAGATCAACAAGTGCTTCGAAATATTATTGGAGATGATGATGAAAAGATGATATATCGCCTCGACATACTAAATGAAAAGGAAGCTCTTGAACTCTTCTATTTGCATGCCTTCAAAGGTAAAGCTGTTGATCAAAACTACAAAGAACTGTCAGAGAAGTTTGTAGATTATGCTAAAGGTCTTCCACTTGCTCTCAAAGTTTTGGGTTCTCATCTATTTTCAAAGAAGATAGAAGTATGGCAAAGCATGTTGAGTAAGCTAAAAGAAGTAAACCCCGATCAAAGAATAGTAAAGGTGCTACGAATAAGTTTTGATGGCCTAGAAGAAATAGAGAAGAACATATTTCTTGATATAGCATGTTTCTTCCGGGGCCACACAGAAAAGTATGCGAAAGATGTGTTGGATGCTTGTTATGGTAGTTCTTGTGATGCTATTGAAGTTCTTGTTGACAAGTGTTTGATAACTAAAGATGTGTTGGATTATTATGAGGATTATTATGGGGAAGAAAGAAGTTTTATTATACTTGAAATGCATGATTTGTTGCAAGAAATGGGTCAGTCGATTGCTTGTGGGTCAAATGATAATTGTTTGGAAAACTATAGTAGACTGTGGAGGCACGAAGATATCTGCCACGTCTTGGAAAATAATATA GGCACTTCAAAAATTAAAGGGATATTTGTTGATGATTATCACATACAAGGAGAAGGAGAGATAAACTTGGACCCTTCAGTCTTTAAAAAAATGTCAAGTCTAAAATTGCTTCAACTATCAATCATGTATAAACCATTTCAGCTTCCTCATGGTTTAGACTCTTTTCCTATAGAGCTTAGATATCTTGAATGGTATGACTACCCTTCGAAATCTTTAGGGTCAAAATTTACACTGGGTAATCTTGTCCATCTTAGTATGCCTCGGAGCCGGCTTGAGAAACTATGGGATGGAATTCAG GAtcttaaaaacttaaaacatgTCGATCTAAGTTCCTCAAAGAAGTTAACTTGTCTCCCAAATCTCTCGAGAGCAAATCTTTGTCACATGGACCTACACGGTTGTATAAGTTTGGTTGAGCTTCCTCCTTTAAGGTCTCACAACGTTCATGATGGAGAACTTCGACTCACTGGGTGCTATAATCTGAGAATTGTTTCAGAGATGTTTGGtaatatcaaaatcataaatttgTCTTGGATAGCAATAGAAGAATTACACTCTTCCATTGGCTATCTTAAGAATCTTCATGGGCTCTATATCTTCAACTGTAAACATCTTAAGAAGCTTCCCAGCAGTATTTGTTATTCTGAATCATTGCAAGTTCTACGTATGAGTAGATGTGTGTCCATCGACAAGTTTCCAGAGCTTCCCAAAAATATAAAAGAGTTAGATTTGAGTGAAACATCGATACGACAaatcaattcatcatcctttgagTGCATGCCTTATCTTGTGTCTTTAGACATGAGAAGATGCACAATGCTTGAAAGCCTCCCAACCACCATTTGTAAGTTGAAGTCTCTTGAAAAACTGTCTTTCCACAATTGCTCACAACTAAAAAGTTTTCCGGAAATCTTGGAGTCTATGGAGAATCTGAAAGAACTTTATCTAGATGGAACATGGATTGATGAGGTTCCACAACCCATTGAGTATCTACCTAAGCTTAAAATTTTAGACTTGAGCGAATGCGAAAATCTCAAGTCTATTCCAATGTCTAACATTTATAATATGCCCAACATTTATGTGGTCTACATTGATGAATATCAAAGAGATCAAAATTGGGCAGTTTTGTTAGATGTTTGGATTTCCGAAACTCTTCAACAGTCTAAGTGTAGATGTTCTTGTTCGAATACAAATCTAATCTCTATCCTAAAATGGAATGCTCTATGTAACTATTATAAATTTTGGAAAGATTTCACTTGTTGTGAATGCTTTTTGCTCTACACAATACACAATATTCTAACGGGCAAAGCTTTGCAAGATACAATTTTCAGACCAAAATATTCAGTAGAGAAAAAG GCTTTGTATTGTCCTAGAGTGAACTTTTGTTATCCAGGAAATAAAATTCCCCAGTGGTTTGCTTATAAGTCTATGGGATTTGCACTACCTGTAGACTCTGCTCCATCGACTTGGATTGGTGATGAAAGCTTCTTAGGCATTGTTATATGCCTTGTTGTTGATTTGGGGAATTTCAATGATTTGACCATACTTTGTGAAATCCATTGTTTAACCTCTTTGGATGAATCACACTTGTTCTGTTCATATCTAAAGATCACACAAAAACATACTCAATGCGATACAGATCGAGTGTTCATACTTTATCTTACAAGAGATGACATTTATAAGGGAAAGATTGCTTCATTTAAGTTTAACATTTATCGCCCACCGAGAATAATAAATAGTGGAATCGACTGGATATATGTGGAAGATGCAGAGAAGTTTGGTACTATAAAAGAATGTGGAATCCGCTTCATATACAAGAAAGATGCAGAGGAGTTTGGTACTATACATGAAGAAACACGTAACGCTAAGAGAACTAAAATATAA
- the LOC133781401 gene encoding disease resistance protein RPP2A-like produces the protein MHDLLQEMGQSIACESDDRCLENYSRLWRPKDICHVLENNMGTSKIKGIFVDDYHIQGEGEINLDPSVFKKMSSLKLLQLSIMYKPFQLPHGLDSFPIELRYLEWYDYPSKSLGSKFTLGNLVHLSMPRSRLEKLWDGIQVGKINICLIFYVLIHPSIKLMRF, from the exons ATGCATGATTTGTTGCAAGAAATGGGTCAGTCGATTGCTTGTGAGTCAGATGATCGTTGTTTGGAAAACTATAGCAGACTATGGAGGCCAAAAGATATCTGCCACGTCTTGGAAAATAATATG GGCACTTCAAAAATTAAAGGGATATTTGTTGATGATTATCACATACAAGGAGAAGGAGAGATAAACTTGGACCCTTCAGTCTTTAAAAAAATGTCAAGTCTAAAATTGCTTCAACTATCAATCATGTATAAACCATTTCAGCTTCCTCATGGTTTAGACTCTTTTCCTATAGAGCTTAGATATCTTGAATGGTATGACTACCCTTCGAAATCTTTAGGGTCAAAATTTACACTGGGTAATCTTGTCCATCTTAGTATGCCTCGGAGCCGGCTTGAGAAACTATGGGATGGAATTCAGGTTGgtaaaataaatatatgtttgatCTTTTATGTATTAATTCATCCATCAATCAAGTTGATGAGATTTTAA